The following proteins come from a genomic window of Oncorhynchus mykiss isolate Arlee chromosome 19, USDA_OmykA_1.1, whole genome shotgun sequence:
- the LOC110498180 gene encoding protein delta homolog 1, with protein MLKIRMCLTTFGLFLVLSVAITKAIECSAGCNPENGYCEKPEECRCKPGWQGVTCKQCMPFPGCLHGSCEKAWQCICEEGWMGSQCDQDTNQCSSKPCTDNSTCIQTGQGGYLCICLPGYTGESCHLKKGSCLTNGSPCQNGGTCSDAGGLAAYPSCACPLGFAGDFCEIDTDSCDPNPCLNGGNCTDYGPAFTCACPAGFNGPTCNNTHVDPLSPCASSPCGNGGTCVVGSQKNRAGMYHCLCLPGCTFTGHECTPTQQPHRPKAKLRLAKLSPSHYSLPAHAFHKLLRPPERDLLKISLKETVHSASAASLVTRSQLICFGMLGLLTCLVILGTTGIIFFNRCETWMANAKYSHLVRQQREHLLRANNSEDEGDRSVNIILPEKIKLTSFGKHYTSI; from the exons ATGCTGAAAATCAGGATGTGCCTGACAACATTTGGGTTATTTCTGGTCTTGAGTGTTGCCATCActaaag CTATTGAATGCAGCGCAGGGTGCAATCCTGAAAACGGCTACTGTGAAAAGCCTGAGGAATGCAG ATGCAAACCAGGCTGGCAGGGTGTAACATGCAAGCAGTGCATGCCCTTCCCTGGCTGTCTTCATGGCAGCTGTGAGAAAGCATGGCAGTGCATCTGTGAAGAGGGCTGGATGGGGAGCCAGTGTGACCAAG ACACCAACCAGTGCTCATCTAAACCATGCACTGATAACTCCACATGCATCCAGACTGGCCAGGGAGGATACCTCTGCATTTGTCTGCCTGGTTACACAGGAGAGAGCTGCCACCTGAAAAAGGGATCATGTCTAACAAACGG CTCTCCCTGCCAAAATGGTGGCACCTGCTCCGATGCCGGTGGCTTGGCAGCCTACCCTTCCTGCGCTTGTCCCCTTGGATTCGCTGGAGACTTCTGTGAGATTGACACGGACAGCTGTGATCCCAACCCCTGCCTCAACGGGGGCAACTGCACCGACTACGGTCCTGCGTTCACCTGCGCCTGCCCCGCGGGCTTCAACGGCCCCACCTGTAACAACACCCATGTGGACCCCCTCTCCCCCTGTGCTAGTTCCCCCTGTGGGAACGGGGGCACCTGCGTGGTGGGGAGCCAAAAGAACAGGGCTGGGATGTACCATTGTCTGTGCCTCCCAGGGTGCACTTTCACTGGGCATGAATGTACACCGACCCAGCAGCCACACAGGCCCAAAGCCAAACTCAGGCTGGCCAAACTCTCCCCATCACACTACAGCCTACCTGCCCACGCCTTCCATAAACTACTAAGGCCCCCCGAGAGGGACCTTCTCAAGATCAGCCTGAAGGAGACGGTTCACTCGGCCTCTGCCGCCAGCCTGGTCACCCGCAGTCAGCTCATCTGTTTCGGGATGCTGGGCCTGCTCACCTGCCTGGTGATCCTGGGAACCACAGGTATTATCTTCTTCAACCGCTGCGAGACGTGGATGGCCAACGCCAAGTACAGCCATCTGGTGCGCCAGCAGAGAGAGCATCTGTTGAGAGCCAATAACAGCGAGGATGAGGGGGACCGCTCTGTCAACATCATCCTCCCTGAGAAGATCAAGCTCACCAGCTTTGGCAAACATTACACGTCAATCTGA